AAATCTGTACAATCCTGTTCCGAGACTGCACAAGCTAAAAGCAATAGAAGTTTTCTGGCATGCTGTGAGCTTATGCTATTATCCTCAGCTAAAAGCAATGGAAGTTTTCTGTACTATTAATCCAGGTCTCTAGCAGGGTAGAAATATGgagcaaataataataacaagcTCAACTGTTAATCTAAGGGAACGCAAGAGCAAACATAGATTTCTTCCAGTGTAAATAACTGCTAAATGACGAACATGCCCATTTAGATAAACATCACATTGATGCCATTATTAGCACGAACAATGATCACAAAttactgcaaaaaaaaaaaaagtacggGCAACTGCCAAAATAATGATTTTGCCATCTTAAATAAAAGATTTCATACTGACTCTGCTGCATTAACACAATCCGTTCGCAGAAAATGACTGCAGAAACATTAAAAAGCAACACCACATGCATGCAAATTGCATCAAGTTTATAGGCTATACTATcagtttttattttaaaatttaaaagaaaaaagtcAACCATCTAAGTCCTACCTAGAAAAGGAGCTGAAGGTCTCCCTGGCCTTGACTTGTATTCAGGATGAAATTGCACACCAACATAAAATGGGTGACCTGGAAGCTCTAATATCTGCACAAAGAATaagaggatgaaaaaattgagaaaaatctACAAGCAataacaagaagaagaaaaataatgaaGAACTTAAAACAATGCGAACCAATAATTACTAGAACATAAAGCTTGTGAAGTTAAGCTTATGGACATAATGGAGTCTAAAACCAAAGGATTATGAAGAATAGTTTTCACCAAGTCAATAGCAATTTAAAGCCTATAGTCCAAAATCAAACCTCCATTCGTTTTCCACTTTCGTCCATTCCCACAAATCTCAGACCAGCTTCTTCCAAAGTCCCTACAACTTCAGGATTGACCTGCAATATGTACCACCATTTTATTCAGTGGGCATGACAGCATACTTCATGCAGCAAGGATCACCATGCAACAAGTGTAAGGCCTATGGTTAACCTCATATCTATGGCGATGCCGTTCATCCACATACTTAGAATTGCTATACCTGTCAAGAGAAAAGATATTGTGCATGTATCAGGAAACACACACTGGAAATTAagaaaaatcttttattttttttgacaGGTAATAATTTATTAGAAAACCATTGAAGGGACGTGCAACCAATAACCAGagagcaaaaacaaaaacaagccAGCAGAGATCCCAAAAAAACCCATTTTACATCCTGTATCTAAGCTAATCTTACATAGGTGAAAGAGAACTAGTAATATCTCAATGAAAGCAGATGGGTGAACTATTATGATGGGGCGAATCCCAAACGATACCGACACAAAATCACATCTTATGCTCCTGGTGTAGAGATGCTCCAAAGAAATTGGCAATTCTAGACTAATTATATCCTATAAGTCCACAGAAATCTAATTGATCAAGCATCTGGTCAAGGCACTGTTATGATGAATAAATGATACTAGATAAAGTAGTACTTCATAAATTGAATGTGTCAACATTGATGTGTAGATTCCATACAGTTTTGACGTGATACAATCAGGAGTCTGGAACAACGTTCTCCTAGATCCAAGCCTCATGGTGCTTCCCATATGTGTTTTTGACCCCTGCAAAATAAAAACAGTGATATTAGAAAAGGCATAAAGAGAAACATATTAACGAGACAAATATTTAGTCATCTCTTTGAATTATTAAGAGCTAACTACCTCAGGCATAAATATTACAACAAGCTCCGGTGTCTGGGGATCAAACTCTTCACTGTTTGCTTTTTCCATATGCAACGCCTGCAAAATTGAAAAGAGATACAGGCACATAAAAGAGATGGTTTAAACACAAGATATTCCAATTTGACAGTCTAAAAGAATCAACTTACAGATCTGGCAAACTCAATTACAGAAATCTGCATCCCTAAACAAATCCCGAGATACGGTACATTATTCTCCCTAGCATACCTTGCAGCCAATATCATCCCCTTGACACCACGATCACCAAACCCACCAGGAACCAAGACACATGCTGCACCCTGGAAAAGATTGGTTTCAATCTCAATAGGTTGTAAAATGAGTTATGTACTCTATCAAAGAATGAGTTCTACAGTAACAGCTGAGCCTCTGTGATGAAAGCACCAGCGCGAAAGGGTGCTTAGCAGCATAAGACTCGCCCAAACATTTTTGCAATCTTGAATCTTGATAATCATTACGAGAAAAACATATTCAGGGATAGATGGTTAGCTAGACTGCTAGAAGTCTTACCATAGTGGCATATTCACATGCATGTTGTAAAGAAGATAAACTTTGGGCTTTACCTAAGATGTATGTTGTGAGTTGATGATTGTccaaaaccatttaaggaaacaACAATCCATTTCTCAATCAATGTCGGACACTTAACCCTCCCAACCCCCAACCCCCACCACATACGCCAAGGCTGGACATCTGGAGCGTGGGACAACATAACATGGGGGCCTAACACTAAGTAAACCAAGAACTGGAATACGTTTGACTCTAATACCATATAAAGGAAATGGACTTTGAGCCTCACACCCCAAAAGTTAGCTCATGAAATGAGGATTGTGcaagaccatataaggagacAACAGTCCATTCCCTCGACTAATGTGGGATAGTTAACACGTCTCAAGTGAGCAATCATGCAGAAATGATATAGAAACTGAAAACCCATAACCACCACATGAAAACTCAACTATGCTAGAAATGATACAAccacaaaaggaaagaaaacagagagagagagagagaaagagagagagagagagagagagagaatgaaAGTACTGCATTGACAGATGACTCATATCTCAAgatgagaaaaataataatatgcCATGTTAAGAAGTCATCATTGAAGACTAATAAACTTTCCCTTCAACTAGAAAAGGCAGTCTTAGTAATTCATGTCTAAGAATGAACTGACATTAAAGGAGCGAACAAGAATGATGGATGACACAATATTATTACTAGACAAGGATCAACTTTTACCCTTAGAGTCTCCCACGCTGTTGCATAAGCTTCTGGGGCCTGACAGAAAAACGATAAGATAGTTGCAATCAGAAGCTCATAACAGCACCTAACCAAAAACAGAGAGAAATATAAGTACCGATTGAGCACTATCATCTTCAAGATCTGATGCTGCAATCCAGTCAATGGATGGCTTATATGAACATGCAATACATGCATGCAAAAGGGcctaaaatatgaagaaaaaaattataaaacagaCTAGTCAACACCATAGCATATATAAACATTCGATAAATGCATCCAGGAGGGCCCATAAATATGGGAAAGAAACAAGTGAAGATAAGGAATTAACAGTTTAAACGCTTATAAGAATGTTCAGATTTCAAAACTAGAAAGCAGGACAATGGGAAAAGCTGCTTTAAGAAAAAAGGCAATGCTAAATTTGACTATGGTCAAACGGAAAAAACACATCCCAAATACAAAATGTAAGCTTAATAAAGACGGTGCATGTTTTTGTAGTTTCATATTGTTACCTTCACTACAGATAAGTAAGAGTCTGTTAATCCAACATACTTCCCAACCATCGCAATTCTAACCTGCGGAAAAAGGTAGTTTTCAATTACAATGTATATATTTGTTAAAAGTATACCTACATTGTGTAAATCCTACTAACAGTTTTGGTAAGGTTGTCGAAGGTCTCAGCTCTTCTCGTCCACTCCCGTAAATCAACAGGTTTTGCGACACTGACACGGAGAAACACTAATCTCAGAGGACACATCAAGCAACTTGCTCTAACTTGCTCATTGTATATGTCAGATATCAGCTACTAGAAACTAAACCTAAATAGCAAAATTACTGCTAGAAAATCATAAAAGAGAGAGAACTGCATATCGAATTCATCCAAGTTGAGAAACATTTTTTCATTTCAGTAGAATAGTGAGGAAATATGAGATGGGAAGAGGACGGTCACATTCTAAATCTAAATTACTGTTTATATTACAGAAAGGAGGTAAGTTATTACCTCAGCAAATCCAATTGCTTTAGAAcggcatcatgtgcattttggtTCTGTGACATATATGTAACTTTAGCACCAACATTTTTATATAACATATGTCAAAGGACAAAAGGTAGCAGTTGGTAGACCCACCCGAAGCAGGAGCGGAATATGCCAAATGTTTGGAACATCATGGATATTTAGGATGTTAGCAACCTGTAGGGAAGCAGATCAAAACGGAAGAAATGAAGAGGAACTCCCAATTCTAGACGCAAAATCACAAAAAGCCTCGCAATTGTTAAACTTACTGTGAGAAAGCACGGgaaaaaatatattattgatTAAAAAtgacaatgatacaatgagccctatatatacaatacatgtcctactcctaatacatatgggattagggttatttactactatttaTACAATGAaactaacactccccctcaaacTGGTGCATATAactcatatgtaccgagcttgttacatatataactaatacgaggaccagtgagggacttggtgaaaatatcagcaagctgatcattcgacttcacaaattttgtagcaatatctcccgagagtatcttttctctaacaaagtgacagtc
This genomic stretch from Nicotiana sylvestris chromosome 9, ASM39365v2, whole genome shotgun sequence harbors:
- the LOC104236845 gene encoding uncharacterized protein, coding for MKYVLVTGGVVSGLGKGVTASSIGVVLKACGLRVTSIKIDPYLNTDAGTMSPFEHGEVFVLDDGGEVDLDLGNYERFLDVTLTRDNNITTGKIYQSVLEKERKGDYLGKTVQVVPHITDAIKDWIESVSLTPVDGKDGPADVCVIELGGTVGDIESMPFIEALRQLYFSVGQDNFCLIHVSLIPVLGVVGEQKTKPTQHSVRELRALGLTPHFLACRSAQPLLENTKQKLSQFCHVPVANILNIHDVPNIWHIPLLLRNQNAHDAVLKQLDLLSVAKPVDLREWTRRAETFDNLTKTVRIAMVGKYVGLTDSYLSVVKALLHACIACSYKPSIDWIAASDLEDDSAQSAPEAYATAWETLRGAACVLVPGGFGDRGVKGMILAARYARENNVPYLGICLGMQISVIEFARSALHMEKANSEEFDPQTPELVVIFMPEGSKTHMGSTMRLGSRRTLFQTPDCITSKLYSNSKYVDERHRHRYEVNPEVVGTLEEAGLRFVGMDESGKRMEILELPGHPFYVGVQFHPEYKSRPGRPSAPFLGLIMAATGQLEAYVQMQQNGSI